One stretch of Methyloversatilis sp. RAC08 DNA includes these proteins:
- a CDS encoding restriction endonuclease subunit S — MSSEKQRALIRPLFAPTVKSDWSWSRLDEISQVFDCPHSTPKLVDDPASPFVVRSQDVRTGSFLTANAARVSPGTYEERIKRVEPRFGDLVYSREGTYFGIAAEVPRGIKLCLGQRMVLIRPDSSKVDHAFLKYWLNSPQIHGHIHGFRDGTVSERLNLPVIRGLAIAFPSKAVQREIAEVLTSLDDRITLLRETNATLEAIAQALFKSWFVDFDPVRARMESRAPEGMDDATAALFPDSFEESELGWVPRRWPTGKLQDLLVLQRGFDLPASSRTEGAYPLIAASGPNGTHDVAMASGPGVVTGRSGVLGKVFLVLEDYWPLNTTLWVKEFKHSTPCYAFELLKRLDFASFNAGSAVPTLNRNHIHGLPYLLPPKELLLGYEAVAMTLHRRALENSRQAQTLATLRDTLLPRLISGQLRLPDAEAMVEASV, encoded by the coding sequence ATGAGTTCTGAGAAGCAACGGGCGCTAATTCGCCCTTTGTTTGCCCCCACGGTTAAATCCGATTGGTCGTGGAGTCGCCTCGATGAGATATCTCAGGTATTTGATTGCCCTCATTCCACTCCTAAGCTCGTTGACGATCCTGCATCGCCCTTTGTCGTTAGATCGCAGGATGTGAGAACCGGGTCATTCTTAACGGCAAATGCCGCAAGGGTTTCACCCGGGACTTACGAGGAGCGCATCAAGAGGGTCGAACCAAGATTTGGCGACCTTGTATATAGTCGTGAAGGCACATATTTCGGGATCGCAGCCGAGGTACCAAGGGGAATTAAACTGTGCCTTGGACAGCGGATGGTGCTGATAAGACCTGATTCATCAAAGGTAGATCATGCGTTTTTGAAGTATTGGCTTAATTCGCCTCAGATACACGGCCACATTCATGGCTTCCGAGACGGTACTGTTTCCGAACGTCTGAACCTGCCGGTTATTCGGGGACTGGCCATCGCATTTCCGTCAAAGGCTGTGCAGCGCGAGATCGCCGAAGTCTTAACGTCACTCGATGACCGCATAACCCTCCTGCGCGAAACCAACGCCACGCTCGAAGCCATCGCGCAGGCGCTGTTCAAGTCGTGGTTCGTCGATTTCGACCCCGTCCGCGCCCGCATGGAAAGCCGCGCGCCGGAAGGCATGGACGACGCCACCGCCGCCCTCTTTCCTGACAGCTTCGAGGAATCGGAACTGGGCTGGGTGCCGCGGAGGTGGCCGACAGGCAAACTTCAAGACTTGCTGGTATTGCAGCGGGGTTTCGATCTGCCGGCCTCTTCGCGCACGGAGGGCGCTTATCCCCTCATCGCTGCAAGCGGTCCAAATGGTACGCATGACGTTGCAATGGCAAGCGGTCCCGGGGTCGTGACCGGTCGATCCGGCGTCTTGGGCAAAGTCTTTCTTGTCCTCGAAGACTACTGGCCACTGAACACGACGCTTTGGGTCAAGGAGTTCAAGCATTCGACGCCCTGTTACGCCTTCGAACTGCTGAAACGGCTGGATTTCGCGTCGTTCAATGCAGGCTCTGCGGTTCCGACGCTGAACAGAAACCACATCCACGGACTCCCGTACTTGCTACCGCCGAAGGAATTGCTCCTTGGATATGAGGCTGTGGCGATGACGCTCCATAGACGCGCGCTTGAAAACAGCCGACAAGCCCAGACCCTCGCCACCCTTCGCGACACCCTGCTGCCCCGCCTGATTTCCGGCCAGCTCCGTTTGCCGGATGCGGAAGCGATGGTGGAGGCCAGTGTGTAA